A single genomic interval of Bdellovibrionota bacterium harbors:
- a CDS encoding DUF6036 family nucleotidyltransferase produces the protein MFNKKILDQIIIEADKNLTQKTDLILIGGAAVVVKYLSPRATIDVDTYATISRELEVAWEKAEQKVGFQVPLSTSTVAEGPHGMEDRFVQYRELSLKYLNILVPDPSDIVLMKIPRCFGKDRDDIKHLIHHNKISNKNLLNRFLTEMNHITGDRDTLISDYLLVIEENYGAKIADKHESSIGHKKRGKG, from the coding sequence TTGTTTAATAAAAAAATACTTGATCAGATAATTATTGAAGCTGATAAAAATTTAACCCAAAAGACAGATCTAATTCTAATTGGAGGCGCAGCAGTAGTTGTAAAGTATCTTAGCCCGAGGGCGACTATAGACGTAGATACCTACGCAACTATATCTCGCGAGTTGGAAGTTGCATGGGAAAAGGCAGAGCAGAAAGTAGGATTTCAAGTTCCGCTATCAACATCTACAGTTGCAGAAGGACCCCACGGGATGGAGGATCGATTTGTTCAATACCGAGAACTTTCATTAAAATATTTAAATATTCTAGTTCCAGACCCCTCTGATATTGTACTAATGAAAATTCCTCGTTGTTTCGGTAAAGATCGTGATGATATTAAGCACCTTATTCATCACAACAAAATTTCTAACAAAAACTTACTTAATAGATTTCTTACCGAAATGAACCACATTACGGGTGATAGAGATACTTTAATTAGCGACTATCTTCTTGTCATAGAAGAAAACTATGGAGCAAAAATTGCTGATAAACACGAAAGCTCTATCGGCCACAAGAAGCGAGGCAAAGGCTAA
- a CDS encoding ABC transporter substrate-binding protein yields MDKINFFLGYTGKPPYDENAPAEVLSTFQQAVLGLLVDYDEDLKLKPSLLESWYWDFKSSKYILTLKDNIYFHNGRRATSADLEYSLIRGFFSKNKSFYQIYLNNIVGVDKVKPTDKFESGIIEGIKIESDRSVSVKITNFNPTWIYVLTRPYFSLVPREALQSNNLLWKDLPVGAGPYKIKTPYANGSIEIEKIDKNVNGPSHVILHTEYNEKIKYDLSLKELPDRNTYEVLQSKYPLVIWGIFFNNVNDLGSNKDFKKAVMYAIDRTEIIAGDSSAKPAYEPLTSLIWGRNNTKYNPDLKKSLSYIEKIKNYPKNEKIKIPVFSGTKITESRQKKLDIISKQLKMIGLNVEFFATSEKFISRDVAKSSPFIISGRVANMLDPLLMFASYRKNSPYEFESPKDDSAFENLYTHALNTKDEKPRLKAIQNLSKHVTDEAIMIPMLEIKSEFFYQEKSIKSIGNQFKAQTLDLSKVILND; encoded by the coding sequence ATGGATAAAATCAATTTTTTTCTTGGGTATACAGGCAAGCCACCCTATGACGAAAACGCTCCAGCAGAAGTTTTATCTACGTTTCAACAGGCGGTTTTAGGCTTATTAGTTGATTACGACGAAGATCTTAAGCTCAAGCCATCCCTGTTGGAAAGCTGGTACTGGGATTTCAAATCCTCAAAATACATTCTTACATTAAAAGATAACATTTATTTTCATAATGGAAGGAGAGCAACAAGTGCAGATTTAGAATATTCTTTAATTCGCGGGTTTTTTTCTAAAAATAAATCTTTTTATCAAATTTACCTTAATAATATTGTAGGTGTTGACAAGGTTAAACCTACTGACAAATTTGAATCTGGTATTATCGAGGGTATAAAAATTGAATCCGACAGAAGTGTTAGCGTTAAAATAACAAATTTCAACCCAACTTGGATTTATGTCTTAACTAGACCATATTTTTCTTTAGTCCCTCGCGAGGCACTCCAAAGCAATAACTTGCTTTGGAAAGATCTTCCCGTAGGCGCAGGTCCGTATAAAATTAAGACGCCTTATGCAAATGGCTCTATTGAAATTGAAAAAATCGATAAAAATGTCAACGGCCCTTCACATGTTATTCTTCATACCGAATATAATGAAAAAATTAAATACGATCTCAGCCTTAAAGAACTACCAGATAGAAATACATATGAAGTATTACAATCAAAATATCCATTGGTGATCTGGGGCATATTTTTTAATAATGTTAATGATCTTGGTAGTAATAAGGATTTTAAAAAAGCAGTAATGTATGCAATTGATAGGACAGAAATTATCGCCGGAGATAGTTCTGCAAAGCCTGCGTATGAGCCTTTAACATCTCTAATCTGGGGCCGCAACAATACTAAATATAATCCAGATCTCAAAAAATCATTATCTTATATTGAAAAAATAAAAAATTATCCAAAGAACGAAAAAATAAAAATTCCCGTGTTTAGCGGGACTAAAATCACTGAATCAAGACAAAAGAAGCTAGACATAATTTCTAAACAATTAAAAATGATTGGGTTAAATGTAGAATTTTTTGCAACTTCTGAAAAATTTATTTCTAGAGATGTTGCCAAATCTAGTCCTTTTATTATTTCTGGTAGAGTCGCCAATATGTTGGATCCCTTGTTAATGTTTGCTTCTTACCGTAAAAATTCACCCTACGAGTTTGAAAGTCCAAAAGATGACTCAGCGTTTGAAAATTTATATACACACGCTTTAAATACTAAGGATGAAAAGCCTAGATTAAAAGCGATTCAAAATTTATCGAAACACGTTACAGACGAAGCAATTATGATTCCTATGTTAGAAATTAAATCTGAATTTTTCTATCAAGAAAAATCCATTAAATCTATCGGAAATCAATTTAAAGCTCAAACTTTAGATCTTTCGAAAGTTATATTGAATGACTAA
- a CDS encoding class I SAM-dependent methyltransferase, giving the protein MEKILKAYQHLRSGVYFVESLPLIGVNYLLKNKKNRYPVTQADIDYLTKSVDKLFEYDSQCIEENIYPASVLAPGNPFVHFKNLQKVYLDVLKVAYRRINKKTKSFSKEAQKFAEDLPEYYQRNFHFQTDGYLGETSAQIYDHQVELLFKGTAHAMRRLFLKDMKRHFGTRSNKKLNILEIAVGTGSATDSVLKTFPEAKITCLDLSPTYLKTAQENLKKYPSINFVQGLGEDLHFKDETFDAVYSVYLFHELPKEVREKVVAESLRVLKKDGYMGIVDSLQMNDDPKLNWTIQEFPKDFHEPFYKNYIDNPMENIVPMGAELTRKRIGFLTKALSYKKL; this is encoded by the coding sequence ATGGAAAAGATACTTAAAGCATATCAACATCTAAGATCTGGCGTTTACTTTGTAGAATCACTTCCGCTAATTGGAGTGAATTATCTCTTAAAAAATAAAAAGAATCGTTATCCCGTTACTCAGGCTGATATTGATTATCTGACGAAGTCTGTAGATAAGCTTTTTGAATACGATTCTCAGTGTATCGAAGAAAATATTTATCCTGCCAGCGTTCTTGCTCCTGGAAATCCGTTTGTGCACTTCAAGAATCTTCAAAAAGTTTATTTGGATGTGTTGAAAGTCGCTTACAGAAGAATCAATAAAAAAACTAAAAGCTTTTCTAAAGAAGCCCAGAAATTTGCAGAAGATCTTCCAGAATACTATCAACGAAATTTCCATTTTCAAACGGACGGATATCTCGGCGAAACCTCTGCGCAAATCTACGATCATCAGGTGGAATTGCTTTTTAAAGGCACAGCTCATGCGATGAGAAGGCTCTTTTTAAAAGACATGAAAAGACACTTCGGTACGAGATCCAACAAGAAGCTCAATATTCTCGAAATCGCCGTTGGAACGGGAAGTGCAACCGACTCTGTTTTAAAAACTTTTCCAGAAGCAAAGATCACATGCCTTGATCTTAGCCCAACATACTTAAAAACGGCGCAAGAAAATTTAAAAAAGTATCCTAGTATTAACTTTGTTCAAGGCCTTGGTGAAGATCTCCATTTTAAAGACGAAACTTTCGATGCTGTCTACAGCGTTTACTTATTCCATGAGTTGCCTAAAGAGGTGCGTGAGAAAGTTGTTGCAGAGTCTCTAAGAGTTCTTAAAAAAGATGGATACATGGGAATTGTAGATTCATTGCAGATGAATGACGACCCAAAGTTAAATTGGACAATTCAGGAATTTCCAAAAGACTTCCACGAACCATTCTACAAGAACTATATCGATAACCCGATGGAAAATATTGTTCCAATGGGCGCCGAGCTTACTCGCAAAAGAATTGGGTTTTTAACTAAGGCTTTGTCTTATAAAAAACTCTAA
- a CDS encoding phosphotransferase — protein MTLITDDKVQELKFYGFVSKTLGNTPFQIFQLAGDASNRKYYRVVTEDKSWVLMDWEPFSENVDDYPLLSVLKHFEKHNIHTPKIVAKSPKEGLLMQEDLGDLTLERKFWENQNQEAIIPFYKQALDEIIKIHYPASLDKTNCHAFKIAFDTEKLLWEMNYAYKNLLEGLCEIKFTTNESKELQADFVDICKTLDKEEKFISHRDYHSRNLMIKLGKMRVIDFQDARLGPVQYDLVSLLKDSYVDLDPNISEKLLKYYLEERAKIYKPIEDLKHFNYIYEIQSIQRCFKACGSFSSFFVARKDTRYLKYIHNTLLKVKDSLEKNPKYENFLTILSDHKVFDKHFTDS, from the coding sequence ATGACTTTAATCACAGACGACAAAGTTCAAGAGCTTAAGTTTTATGGATTTGTTTCCAAGACTCTTGGCAATACTCCATTTCAGATCTTTCAGCTCGCTGGCGACGCTTCTAATCGCAAATATTACCGCGTGGTAACAGAAGACAAGTCTTGGGTTCTGATGGACTGGGAACCCTTTAGCGAGAACGTAGATGACTATCCATTGTTGAGCGTCCTTAAGCATTTTGAAAAACACAACATTCATACTCCAAAGATCGTCGCCAAATCTCCAAAAGAAGGACTTCTTATGCAGGAAGACCTGGGCGATTTGACTTTAGAAAGAAAGTTTTGGGAAAATCAAAATCAAGAAGCCATCATTCCTTTCTACAAGCAGGCTCTGGACGAAATCATAAAGATCCACTACCCCGCATCTCTAGATAAAACAAACTGCCATGCTTTTAAAATTGCCTTTGATACAGAAAAACTTTTGTGGGAAATGAACTACGCTTACAAAAACCTCTTAGAAGGTTTGTGCGAAATCAAATTCACCACAAACGAAAGCAAAGAACTCCAAGCTGACTTTGTTGATATTTGTAAAACTCTCGATAAAGAAGAAAAATTTATTTCACACAGAGATTATCATTCGAGAAATCTTATGATTAAACTTGGAAAAATGAGAGTGATTGATTTCCAGGACGCGAGACTTGGTCCGGTCCAGTATGATTTAGTGAGCTTACTTAAAGACTCTTATGTGGATCTTGACCCTAATATTTCTGAAAAGCTTTTAAAATATTACTTAGAAGAAAGAGCAAAAATTTATAAGCCCATTGAAGATCTTAAGCATTTCAATTACATTTATGAAATTCAAAGCATCCAAAGATGCTTTAAAGCTTGCGGAAGTTTTTCTAGTTTCTTTGTGGCCAGAAAAGATACAAGGTATCTAAAGTACATTCATAATACATTGCTCAAGGTTAAAGATAGTTTAGAAAAAAATCCTAAGTACGAAAACTTCTTAACAATTCTATCTGATCATAAAGTGTTTGATAAACATTTCACTGATAGCTAG
- a CDS encoding NDP-sugar synthase yields the protein MNLQILSAGLGTRLKPITEKIPKPALPILNVPMFFYSLHYFDKKNFNNIVVNTFHLENELQKTLSKFDPDLKFVSDGKEVLGTGGGIESVRPSLEGDDYFWVANGDCVFLSDDNFVELAEKNHKLKKPIATLVVMEHPDVGTKFGGVWVDNEDRVLDIGKTKPANATKGYHFTGFRILSDEIFKFLPQGPSELFDSLKTAMREGHQVHIYKTTGHFFETGNQKDFLDCTKSVLRFLKEKRYSNFLTSLLKKYTPESRLNDLSIDLKLPPHDNLEYLFVDKNFTLFNDCTLEGFLVVGKNAVIKERCSLKNVVILDDQIIAENSEISDTIIF from the coding sequence ATGAACTTACAAATTTTATCCGCAGGACTTGGCACAAGATTAAAGCCTATAACCGAGAAAATTCCAAAGCCAGCTCTTCCGATTTTGAATGTGCCAATGTTTTTTTATTCCCTTCATTATTTTGATAAGAAGAATTTTAATAATATCGTTGTGAATACTTTCCACTTAGAAAATGAATTGCAAAAGACTCTCTCAAAATTCGATCCAGATCTTAAATTCGTAAGTGACGGGAAAGAGGTTCTCGGAACTGGGGGCGGAATAGAGAGTGTGCGCCCAAGCCTTGAGGGTGACGATTACTTCTGGGTTGCGAATGGTGATTGTGTATTCTTGTCGGATGACAATTTTGTTGAGCTTGCGGAAAAGAATCATAAGTTAAAAAAACCGATCGCTACCCTCGTTGTTATGGAACATCCTGATGTTGGAACAAAGTTCGGCGGTGTTTGGGTGGATAACGAGGATCGAGTTCTCGATATCGGCAAAACAAAGCCCGCCAATGCAACAAAGGGCTATCACTTTACTGGCTTTAGAATTTTATCTGATGAAATTTTTAAATTTCTACCGCAAGGTCCTTCTGAGCTTTTTGATTCTCTAAAGACTGCGATGCGAGAAGGTCATCAGGTTCATATCTATAAAACTACCGGGCATTTTTTTGAGACGGGAAATCAAAAAGATTTTCTAGATTGCACTAAGAGCGTGCTGAGGTTCTTAAAAGAAAAAAGATATTCTAATTTCTTAACTTCATTATTAAAAAAATACACTCCTGAAAGCCGTTTGAATGATTTGTCCATTGATCTAAAACTTCCGCCGCACGATAACCTCGAATATCTATTTGTCGATAAAAATTTTACTCTTTTTAATGACTGCACACTTGAAGGGTTTTTAGTTGTCGGAAAGAATGCCGTGATCAAGGAGCGCTGCTCTCTAAAAAACGTTGTCATCCTTGATGATCAAATCATTGCCGAGAATTCCGAAATTTCTGATACGATTATTTTTTAG
- a CDS encoding sigma 54-interacting transcriptional regulator has protein sequence MINWDEFEHIHVIKKLKHILSAWWNVDTVFTDDRGVLRGFQNEKVALRNPLVKFLLEKENVVENLTEFVNKTMEELRASGNRYSIKKWDLAGFDAAIVPIYIENDFVGTVVSVGFFKDNADTDRLKEVRERFATFAAPLDLIEKSLTSIKSIKDEDRQHFFELVELVAQEIVTLHLEISSRENRITELNKELGVRYKYDNMIGKSKPMQELYSLLDKIKSAESTVLVQGENGTGKELIAKAIHYNSPRKDKSFVIQNCSAFNDNLLESELFGHVKGSFTGAFKDKKGLFEQAHKGTFFLDEIGDTSPTMQVKLLRVLQEGTFTPVGSTEPRRVDVRIIAATNRDLKEMVEKGTFREDLYYRLNVINLRVPPLRERKEDIPILIEHFLDKSHVEGQEKKIITKRALEKLYDHTWPGNIRELQNEIERLVVLAGSETKIAAEMLSGRIMEDANKAKVQGTRLQGKLKDALEELEIEMIREGLRRTGWNKSKLAKELGISRAGLIMKVEKYGLDKRRLAK, from the coding sequence TACGGATGATCGTGGCGTACTGAGAGGCTTTCAAAATGAAAAAGTCGCTCTAAGAAACCCACTGGTTAAGTTCCTTTTGGAAAAAGAAAATGTAGTTGAGAATTTAACTGAGTTCGTAAACAAAACAATGGAAGAGCTCAGAGCTTCTGGAAATAGATATTCTATCAAAAAATGGGATCTTGCGGGTTTTGATGCAGCTATCGTTCCTATTTATATCGAAAATGATTTTGTTGGAACTGTGGTTTCGGTTGGCTTCTTTAAAGACAACGCAGACACAGATAGACTAAAGGAAGTAAGAGAGAGATTTGCGACATTTGCAGCTCCCTTAGACCTTATTGAAAAATCATTAACATCAATCAAGAGCATCAAAGACGAAGATAGACAGCATTTCTTTGAACTTGTAGAGTTGGTTGCTCAAGAGATCGTGACTCTTCATTTAGAAATTTCATCACGTGAAAATAGAATTACAGAGTTAAACAAAGAATTAGGCGTGAGATACAAATACGACAACATGATTGGTAAGTCTAAGCCTATGCAAGAACTCTACTCTCTTCTTGATAAAATCAAGAGCGCGGAAAGTACAGTTCTCGTACAAGGTGAAAACGGTACTGGTAAGGAATTGATCGCAAAAGCCATTCACTACAATTCTCCTCGTAAAGATAAGTCTTTCGTGATTCAGAACTGTTCTGCTTTCAACGATAACTTATTAGAGTCAGAATTATTCGGTCACGTAAAAGGATCGTTCACTGGCGCGTTTAAAGATAAAAAAGGTTTATTTGAACAAGCCCACAAAGGCACATTCTTCCTGGATGAGATCGGTGACACTTCACCAACGATGCAAGTAAAACTTCTTCGCGTACTTCAAGAAGGTACCTTCACTCCAGTAGGTTCTACGGAACCAAGACGCGTGGATGTTAGAATCATCGCGGCGACGAATAGAGACCTTAAAGAGATGGTAGAAAAAGGAACGTTCAGAGAAGACTTATACTATCGCTTGAACGTTATTAACTTAAGAGTTCCACCTTTAAGAGAAAGAAAAGAAGATATTCCAATCCTTATTGAACACTTCTTGGACAAGTCTCATGTTGAAGGACAAGAAAAGAAAATTATCACCAAGCGTGCATTAGAAAAACTTTATGACCACACTTGGCCAGGTAACATCAGAGAGTTGCAAAACGAAATCGAAAGATTGGTAGTTCTTGCCGGTAGCGAAACAAAGATCGCAGCCGAAATGCTCTCTGGAAGAATTATGGAAGATGCGAACAAGGCAAAGGTTCAAGGCACAAGACTTCAAGGGAAGTTAAAAGATGCCCTTGAAGAACTTGAAATTGAAATGATCAGAGAAGGCTTAAGAAGAACAGGCTGGAACAAGTCAAAACTTGCGAAGGAACTTGGTATCTCAAGAGCAGGTCTCATCATGAAAGTCGAAAAATACGGACTCGATAAGAGAAGATTAGCAAAATAA